One genomic window of Leptospira perdikensis includes the following:
- the nuoL gene encoding NADH-quinone oxidoreductase subunit L has protein sequence MLEIFPLVVFFPLVGFLFNALLKGRIPHRMAGAIGTLAVFIPFLITLGAFNEFRPMERTAPHLVPVFDWIVIGNFKSSFGFQIDQLSLYMTLIITGIGSLIHLYSMGYMKSNLSYNRFFAYLNLFIFCMLNLVLSDNLILTFLGWEGVGLSSYLLIGFDYDKNSAAEAGMKAFVLNRIGDVGFILGTGFLFWFGGSLQYLELQSNLSGLTQFAPYANIVALFFFIAAMGKSAQIPLYVWLPDAMAGPTPVSALIHAATMVTAGIFLIARLNFVFLLAPETSFFIACIGATTALFAATIGTLQNDIKKILAYSTVSQLGFMFLAMGSMSYVAGLFHLMTHAFFKALLFLGAGSVIHALHHEQNIKHMGGLFGKIKITSFTFLLGTFAIAGFFPFSGFFSKDLILEKTYTFGAYGSILWTMGIVAAFFTSFYMFRLVFVVFFGKNNTDPHHKIHESPWTMTFPLVVLAFGAVVVGFLQTPHFFLHIDTLERYFAPIFSKGYELASQHGSLAEHKSLVHDVELSLAAFSVAIGTVGLILAYFLYQRRQNPVLEEHTGFRKILFHKYYVDEIYDAVLVRPFLFVSKGIAFFFDTKILDRFFLNIGLSFGIIANGLRRLQSGFIGDYALYVVIGTFCILVYLLTRGV, from the coding sequence ATGTTAGAGATATTTCCTTTAGTTGTCTTCTTTCCTCTCGTTGGTTTTTTATTCAATGCTCTACTAAAAGGTAGAATCCCACACCGGATGGCGGGTGCCATTGGAACTTTAGCTGTTTTTATTCCGTTTCTTATCACCTTAGGTGCGTTTAACGAATTTAGACCTATGGAGAGAACGGCCCCACACTTGGTTCCCGTTTTTGATTGGATTGTCATTGGAAATTTTAAATCTTCTTTTGGATTTCAAATCGACCAACTCTCTCTTTATATGACTCTCATCATTACGGGAATTGGATCTTTGATTCATTTGTATTCAATGGGATACATGAAATCAAATTTGAGTTACAATCGATTTTTTGCTTATTTGAATTTGTTTATCTTTTGTATGTTGAACCTTGTGCTCAGCGATAACCTCATTTTAACTTTTTTAGGTTGGGAAGGTGTAGGACTTAGTTCCTATTTACTTATTGGGTTTGATTATGATAAAAACTCTGCTGCTGAAGCAGGTATGAAAGCATTTGTTCTCAACCGAATCGGGGATGTTGGTTTTATTCTTGGAACTGGATTTTTGTTTTGGTTTGGGGGAAGTTTACAATATCTAGAACTCCAATCCAATTTAAGTGGGCTTACTCAGTTTGCTCCTTATGCCAATATTGTGGCTTTATTTTTCTTTATTGCTGCTATGGGAAAATCAGCACAGATCCCACTTTATGTATGGCTTCCCGATGCGATGGCAGGTCCCACTCCAGTATCAGCTCTCATCCATGCCGCGACAATGGTAACTGCTGGAATCTTTCTCATCGCTAGGTTAAACTTTGTATTTTTACTCGCACCAGAAACTTCCTTTTTCATCGCTTGTATTGGTGCTACAACGGCTCTTTTTGCGGCAACCATCGGAACTTTACAAAACGATATCAAAAAAATCTTAGCATATTCAACTGTATCTCAACTCGGGTTTATGTTTCTTGCTATGGGAAGTATGAGTTACGTTGCAGGGCTTTTCCACCTAATGACACATGCTTTCTTCAAAGCTTTGTTATTTCTTGGAGCTGGTTCTGTAATCCACGCACTGCATCACGAACAGAATATCAAACATATGGGAGGGTTGTTTGGTAAAATCAAAATCACTTCCTTTACCTTCTTACTCGGAACGTTTGCCATTGCAGGTTTTTTTCCTTTCTCTGGATTTTTCTCCAAAGATTTAATTTTAGAAAAAACATACACCTTTGGTGCTTACGGTTCTATCCTTTGGACAATGGGGATTGTTGCGGCTTTTTTTACTTCGTTTTATATGTTCCGTCTGGTTTTCGTTGTTTTTTTTGGTAAAAACAATACGGACCCACACCATAAAATTCATGAATCCCCGTGGACTATGACTTTTCCGCTCGTCGTACTTGCGTTTGGTGCTGTAGTCGTTGGGTTTTTACAAACTCCACATTTCTTTTTGCATATTGATACTTTGGAAAGATACTTTGCTCCCATCTTTAGCAAAGGTTATGAACTTGCATCACAACACGGAAGTTTGGCTGAACACAAATCGCTTGTGCATGATGTAGAACTCTCTCTTGCTGCATTTTCGGTAGCGATTGGAACTGTGGGACTAATCCTCGCTTACTTCCTCTACCAAAGAAGACAAAATCCTGTTCTGGAAGAACATACTGGTTTTCGAAAGATTCTTTTCCATAAATACTATGTGGATGAAATCTATGATGCAGTTTTGGTTCGTCCTTTTCTTTTTGTTTCGAAAGGTATCGCTTTCTTTTTTGATACTAAAATCCTAGATCGTTTTTTCTTAAACATTGGGCTTAGTTTTGGTATCATAGCTAATGGCCTGCGCAGGTTACAGTCGGGATTTATTGGCGATTATGCTTTGTATGTAGTCATTGGTACATTTTGTATTTTAGTGTATCTATTAACGAGGGGGGTGTAA
- the nuoK gene encoding NADH-quinone oxidoreductase subunit NuoK, with product MNPIINEIPVSYILGLAGILFSIGVLGVLIRRNIVIIFMSVELILNSVNLVFVTFSKALSHISGETVVFFVMAIAAAEAAVGLALVIAIFRHKKSTNVDELQSMRW from the coding sequence ATGAACCCAATCATTAATGAAATACCCGTTTCTTACATCCTCGGACTTGCTGGAATTTTATTTTCTATTGGTGTTCTTGGAGTTCTCATTCGTAGGAATATTGTGATCATCTTTATGTCTGTAGAATTAATTTTGAATTCAGTGAATTTAGTTTTTGTCACCTTTTCGAAAGCCCTTTCCCATATATCCGGTGAAACAGTTGTTTTCTTTGTGATGGCTATCGCTGCAGCAGAAGCAGCCGTGGGTCTTGCACTTGTGATTGCAATCTTTCGTCATAAAAAGTCCACCAACGTGGATGAACTCCAATCAATGAGATGGTAA
- a CDS encoding NADH-quinone oxidoreductase subunit J family protein: MDEIIYMNIESSPSFLLFIFFGTVTVITALSVIFQKNPVVSAVSLVFTFFALAGIYGIMGALFIATMQVLVYAGAIMVLVVFVLMLLSQRAETLSRYREYPIRLVILSVFIFGFFFLLYSALTTGVPHSEQTGKGYELSQYSFPIQGTAAVNAKGNVATVGASTYLDYLLPFEMISILLLVAVLGAVILAKKRNTEVEQTKDTIL; encoded by the coding sequence ATGGATGAAATTATTTATATGAATATAGAATCTTCTCCTTCCTTTTTATTGTTTATATTTTTTGGAACGGTGACTGTTATCACTGCGCTTAGTGTTATCTTTCAAAAAAATCCTGTTGTCTCTGCTGTTTCCTTAGTATTTACGTTCTTTGCGCTTGCAGGGATTTACGGGATTATGGGGGCACTTTTTATTGCCACTATGCAGGTGTTAGTTTATGCCGGAGCCATTATGGTACTCGTGGTATTTGTGTTGATGTTACTTTCCCAAAGGGCGGAAACTTTGTCCAGATATCGGGAGTATCCAATTCGTCTGGTGATACTTTCTGTTTTTATCTTTGGGTTTTTCTTTTTATTGTATTCTGCTCTGACGACTGGCGTTCCTCATTCCGAACAAACGGGAAAAGGATATGAACTCTCTCAATATTCATTTCCTATCCAAGGAACTGCTGCTGTGAATGCAAAAGGGAACGTTGCTACCGTTGGTGCATCAACTTATTTGGATTATTTACTTCCTTTTGAAATGATCTCCATCTTACTTCTCGTTGCGGTCCTTGGTGCTGTTATCCTTGCCAAAAAAAGAAACACAGAAGTAGAACAAACAAAGGATACAATCCTATGA
- the nuoH gene encoding NADH-quinone oxidoreductase subunit NuoH — protein sequence MDWALLLAWGIKILSLFFVILTGVAYYTLAERKFAGFIQDRPGPNRAGPFGIFQPLADGIKFIAKEEIFPKNVSKGMYLLAPTISMTCAIMAWAVIPFGGTLPAPEWLAALTGVTTIDLQIANPDSGVLYLLAISSLSVYGIMIAGWSSNNKYSLLGGVRSTAQMISYELPMGLSIIVIVIMTGSLRLTDISDSQKDMWNILSPPGFVAFFIYVTAMFAETNRLPFDLAEAESELVVGFHTEYGAFKFALFFLAEYMNMITMSCLTTLLFFGGYNVPFQLGAGSAYQAFYGLGFFILKVLFFAFLFIWVRWTLPRFRYDQLMKLGWKKMIPWGLFAVMFSAVYTVYWKEGWMKLFI from the coding sequence ATGGACTGGGCTCTATTACTTGCTTGGGGGATAAAAATCCTCTCATTATTTTTTGTAATCCTAACTGGCGTAGCGTATTATACACTCGCTGAACGTAAGTTTGCTGGTTTTATCCAGGATCGTCCCGGTCCGAACCGTGCCGGCCCTTTTGGAATTTTTCAACCACTCGCAGATGGAATCAAATTCATCGCCAAAGAAGAAATTTTTCCTAAAAATGTATCTAAGGGGATGTACCTTTTGGCTCCCACCATCTCGATGACCTGTGCCATTATGGCCTGGGCCGTGATTCCGTTTGGAGGAACTCTTCCTGCACCGGAATGGCTTGCGGCACTCACTGGTGTTACCACCATCGATTTACAAATTGCCAATCCTGATTCTGGTGTTTTGTATTTACTTGCCATTTCCTCTTTGTCTGTTTACGGAATTATGATTGCTGGCTGGTCAAGTAACAATAAGTATTCGCTTCTCGGTGGAGTCAGATCGACGGCACAGATGATTAGTTATGAACTTCCGATGGGACTTTCTATTATCGTCATTGTTATTATGACTGGATCTTTGCGTTTAACAGATATTAGTGATTCTCAAAAAGATATGTGGAATATTCTCTCTCCGCCTGGGTTTGTTGCTTTTTTTATTTATGTTACGGCGATGTTTGCTGAAACAAACCGTCTTCCTTTTGACTTGGCGGAAGCGGAATCAGAGCTCGTTGTGGGTTTCCATACGGAATACGGTGCCTTTAAGTTTGCTTTATTTTTTTTGGCGGAATACATGAATATGATCACCATGTCATGTCTTACCACCTTACTATTCTTTGGTGGATATAATGTGCCCTTCCAACTGGGAGCTGGTTCTGCCTACCAAGCTTTTTATGGACTTGGGTTTTTTATTTTAAAGGTTCTTTTCTTTGCCTTCCTTTTCATCTGGGTACGTTGGACTCTTCCTCGGTTCCGTTATGACCAATTAATGAAACTCGGTTGGAAAAAGATGATTCCATGGGGGCTTTTTGCGGTGATGTTTTCGGCAGTTTACACTGTATATTGGAAAGAAGGATGGATGAAATTATTTATATGA
- the nuoF gene encoding NADH-quinone oxidoreductase subunit NuoF — MGLKNLLTTHIGAADSHTLNHYRSVGGYESQKKALSEMTAEQIVNDVKNSGLRGRGGAGFPTGNKWGFIPKTDKPKYLICNGDEGEPGTFKDRLLIEKLPHMLIEGMVIAAKAIDSHQGYIYIRGEFHKGIRVVEEAVEEAYKAGFLGKNILGLGYDFDLAVYSGAGAYICGEESALINSLEGRRGHPRLKPPFPAVSGLYACPTVVNNVETFCNVPHIIRMTGDEYKKIGTEKSPGTRLFAVSGHVKKPGIYEVEMGTPMKELIYDICGGIKNDKTLKAVIPGGSSSPILTAEEAMTATMDYESIASLKSMLGSGAVIILSEVADLVETTYRLAEFYSHESCGQCTPCREGTHWVKDLLHKIKTGEGTEKDVELIFSLSRNMEGGTTICPLADACVMAVRPTMTKFKGEFSARLKKEVSISH; from the coding sequence ATGGGACTAAAAAACCTACTCACAACACATATTGGTGCCGCTGATTCCCATACTTTAAACCATTACCGTTCTGTCGGTGGGTATGAAAGTCAAAAAAAAGCTCTCTCTGAAATGACCGCCGAACAAATCGTAAACGATGTGAAGAACTCTGGTCTACGTGGCCGCGGTGGTGCTGGTTTTCCTACGGGAAACAAGTGGGGGTTCATTCCTAAAACTGACAAACCAAAGTACTTAATTTGTAATGGGGATGAAGGAGAACCGGGAACATTCAAAGACAGACTCCTAATTGAAAAACTTCCTCATATGCTCATCGAAGGTATGGTCATTGCTGCAAAGGCCATTGATTCCCACCAAGGTTATATTTACATTCGTGGTGAATTTCACAAAGGGATTCGTGTTGTGGAAGAAGCCGTTGAGGAAGCATACAAAGCAGGTTTTCTTGGTAAAAATATTTTAGGTCTTGGATATGACTTTGATTTGGCGGTTTATTCGGGGGCAGGTGCCTATATCTGCGGCGAAGAATCTGCACTTATTAATTCCCTCGAGGGAAGGAGGGGCCACCCTCGTCTGAAACCACCATTTCCTGCAGTATCCGGTCTTTATGCTTGTCCAACTGTTGTGAATAACGTAGAAACTTTTTGTAACGTCCCACATATCATTCGTATGACAGGGGATGAGTATAAAAAGATTGGAACAGAAAAATCTCCTGGAACCAGACTATTTGCGGTGAGTGGGCATGTGAAAAAACCAGGAATTTATGAAGTCGAAATGGGAACTCCAATGAAGGAGCTCATTTACGATATTTGTGGTGGAATCAAAAACGATAAAACTTTAAAAGCTGTAATTCCAGGGGGAAGTTCTTCTCCGATTCTTACAGCAGAAGAAGCAATGACTGCAACTATGGATTATGAATCGATTGCATCCCTAAAATCGATGTTAGGCTCTGGTGCCGTTATTATTCTTTCTGAGGTTGCGGATCTTGTGGAAACCACATATCGATTGGCAGAATTTTATTCTCATGAATCTTGTGGCCAATGTACACCTTGTCGTGAAGGAACACATTGGGTTAAAGACCTTCTCCATAAAATTAAAACAGGAGAGGGAACAGAAAAAGATGTAGAACTCATTTTTTCTTTGTCCAGAAATATGGAAGGAGGAACAACCATTTGTCCGTTAGCGGACGCATGTGTAATGGCAGTTCGTCCTACCATGACAAAGTTTAAAGGAGAGTTCTCGGCTCGATTGAAAAAGGAAGTGAGTATTTCTCACTAA
- the nuoE gene encoding complex I 24 kDa subunit family protein, with the protein MAYQFSQDSEKRFQRLIPQFPSKRSLILPCLFLLQTDKGFVDQEGMQYIADRIGAPVSLAQVHGVATFYTMYNKKPVGKFHIQICGNISCYLAGSDSITEHVCSKLGIEAGETTKDKKFTVDEVQCLGACGFGPVAQINDRYYENLTPEMIENILSELDKQV; encoded by the coding sequence ATGGCTTATCAATTTTCACAAGATTCGGAAAAACGATTCCAAAGGTTGATTCCGCAGTTCCCGAGCAAACGTTCCTTAATTTTGCCATGTCTTTTTCTTTTACAAACTGACAAGGGTTTTGTGGATCAAGAAGGGATGCAATACATTGCAGACCGAATTGGTGCTCCAGTATCTCTCGCACAAGTACACGGAGTGGCTACTTTCTACACCATGTACAATAAAAAACCGGTAGGAAAATTCCATATCCAAATTTGTGGAAATATTTCTTGTTACCTCGCTGGATCTGATTCGATTACAGAACATGTATGTTCTAAATTAGGGATTGAAGCTGGCGAAACAACAAAGGATAAAAAATTCACTGTGGATGAAGTACAATGTTTGGGTGCTTGTGGGTTTGGGCCTGTTGCACAAATTAATGATCGTTATTATGAAAATCTAACCCCTGAGATGATTGAAAATATTCTCTCCGAATTGGATAAGCAGGTATAA
- a CDS encoding NADH-quinone oxidoreductase subunit D, with translation MVMYEKTAEHFGKKFKDLPEGHLLVNLGPSHPATHGILQNVIQIDGERVVDTESVIGYVHRCFEKLGERYDYNQFLVCTDRMNYVSTPLNNIGWILTVEKMMQIEVPERVTYVRMIISELSRMMDHIICNGIMGVDLGAFSGLLHLFHHRENIYQILEKLTGARLTTTFCRVGGMERDIYPEFQKEIKIIIKGLKPALDEFQDLLIRNKIFNERTAGIGGLSQERAIAYGFSGPNLRATGVPWDVRKDDPYMFYDKVDFDIPVGQDGSALDRTLVRMEEMRQSMRIIEQLIDGIPEGAYHADVPHTFLPPKDRVYNNMEELIYHFKIIMHGVKVPPGEYYMATEAANGELGFYVVSEGEKTPWRVHVRRPCFWYYQAFPELVKGGLLADTIATMSSLNVIAGELDC, from the coding sequence ATGGTAATGTACGAAAAAACAGCCGAACATTTTGGCAAAAAATTCAAAGACCTACCGGAAGGCCATTTACTTGTCAATCTCGGGCCAAGTCATCCTGCAACGCACGGAATTTTACAAAACGTAATTCAAATTGATGGAGAACGTGTTGTTGATACAGAATCTGTCATTGGTTACGTTCATCGATGTTTTGAAAAACTAGGCGAACGTTATGATTACAATCAATTCTTAGTTTGTACTGATCGTATGAATTATGTATCCACTCCACTCAATAATATTGGATGGATACTCACTGTAGAAAAGATGATGCAGATTGAAGTTCCCGAGCGTGTGACCTATGTTCGTATGATTATTTCAGAACTTTCACGAATGATGGATCATATTATCTGCAATGGAATTATGGGTGTGGATCTCGGAGCTTTTTCTGGACTATTGCATTTATTTCACCATAGAGAAAACATCTATCAGATTTTGGAGAAGTTAACAGGCGCTAGATTAACAACAACCTTCTGTCGTGTGGGTGGAATGGAAAGGGATATCTATCCTGAATTTCAAAAAGAGATTAAAATCATCATCAAAGGCCTAAAACCTGCGTTGGATGAATTTCAAGATCTTCTCATTCGTAATAAAATCTTTAATGAAAGAACTGCTGGAATCGGCGGACTTTCTCAAGAGAGAGCCATTGCATATGGATTTTCTGGACCAAATCTAAGAGCCACTGGTGTTCCTTGGGATGTTCGAAAGGACGACCCTTATATGTTTTATGACAAAGTAGATTTTGATATTCCAGTCGGGCAAGATGGATCAGCTCTTGATAGAACCCTCGTTCGTATGGAAGAAATGCGTCAGTCTATGCGAATCATCGAACAACTGATTGATGGGATTCCTGAAGGTGCATATCACGCTGATGTTCCTCATACCTTCCTCCCACCGAAGGACAGGGTGTACAATAATATGGAAGAACTCATTTATCATTTCAAAATCATTATGCATGGTGTGAAGGTTCCTCCAGGGGAATACTATATGGCAACGGAAGCTGCAAACGGTGAACTTGGATTTTATGTAGTCTCAGAAGGAGAAAAAACGCCTTGGAGAGTTCATGTAAGACGTCCTTGTTTTTGGTATTACCAGGCATTTCCGGAACTCGTTAAAGGAGGACTCCTTGCTGATACAATTGCCACTATGTCTTCACTCAACGTGATTGCAGGGGAGTTGGATTGTTAA